One window from the genome of Bradyrhizobium xenonodulans encodes:
- a CDS encoding DUF3830 family protein — protein MSKLVIRAGDYSFDARFEEQAAPKTVAAFRKAMPFESHIIHVRWSGEAVWMPLGDLDFGVGYENHTSYPAPGQIILYPGGISETEILMAYGGVSFASKMGQLAGNHFITVTSGLENLATLGKSVLWKGALPIRFEEV, from the coding sequence ATGAGCAAACTCGTTATCCGCGCCGGCGACTACAGCTTCGATGCACGCTTCGAGGAGCAAGCGGCGCCCAAGACCGTGGCCGCCTTCCGCAAGGCGATGCCGTTCGAAAGTCACATCATCCACGTGCGCTGGAGCGGCGAGGCAGTGTGGATGCCGCTCGGCGACCTCGACTTCGGCGTCGGCTACGAGAACCATACCAGCTATCCCGCACCCGGGCAGATCATCCTCTATCCCGGCGGCATCAGCGAAACCGAGATCCTGATGGCCTATGGCGGCGTGAGCTTCGCCAGCAAGATGGGCCAGCTCGCCGGCAATCACTTCATCACCGTGACCTCGGGCCTGGAGAATCTGGCGACCCTCGGCAAGAGCGTGCTCTGGAAGGGCGCTCTGCCGATCCGCTTCGAGGAAGTCTGA
- a CDS encoding Hsp20/alpha crystallin family protein, whose product MQPKNPLDWMLSEALDQLTRAERLRQQFGRQEACWEPPIDVLETEHELLILVALPGVNPDNVETVIHDGVLVVSGQRTLPPELRNARIHRLELPQGRFERRIALPLGRYAISRFVMDGCVALRLAKS is encoded by the coding sequence ATGCAACCCAAAAATCCCCTCGACTGGATGCTGTCCGAAGCCCTGGACCAGCTGACCCGCGCCGAACGGCTGCGCCAGCAGTTCGGACGTCAGGAAGCCTGCTGGGAGCCACCGATCGACGTGCTCGAGACCGAGCATGAGCTCCTGATCCTGGTCGCGCTTCCCGGCGTCAATCCCGACAATGTCGAGACGGTCATCCATGACGGCGTGCTCGTCGTCTCCGGCCAGCGCACACTCCCGCCGGAGCTTCGCAACGCCCGCATCCATCGTCTCGAGCTGCCGCAGGGGCGTTTTGAGCGCCGCATTGCATTGCCCCTTGGCCGCTACGCCATCAGCCGCTTCGTGATGGACGGCTGCGTCGCACTGCGCCTCGCCAAATCCTGA
- a CDS encoding YciE/YciF ferroxidase family protein, which yields MAKRAKKRTTRKTAARRPRQAPKMLSDLFLETLKDIYFAENKIIKTLPKMAKAAHSKDLAAAFNKHLRETQGQVKRLDQIFKMLGKPARGKPCEAINGITDEGAEIMKDFKNAPALDAGLLAAAQAVEHYEISRYGTLRTWAEELGMPDAARLLQATLDEEEATDHTLTELATSVINLEAEEEYRAAA from the coding sequence ATGGCTAAACGAGCGAAGAAACGCACGACCAGGAAGACTGCTGCGCGCCGGCCGCGTCAGGCGCCGAAGATGCTGAGCGACCTGTTCCTGGAAACGCTGAAGGACATCTATTTCGCCGAGAACAAGATCATCAAGACCTTGCCCAAGATGGCCAAGGCCGCGCATTCCAAGGATCTCGCGGCCGCCTTCAACAAGCATCTGCGCGAGACGCAGGGCCAGGTCAAACGGCTCGACCAGATCTTCAAGATGCTGGGCAAGCCCGCGCGCGGCAAGCCGTGCGAAGCGATCAACGGCATCACCGACGAGGGCGCCGAGATCATGAAGGACTTCAAGAACGCCCCTGCCCTCGACGCCGGCCTGCTCGCGGCGGCGCAAGCGGTCGAGCACTACGAGATCTCCCGCTATGGCACGTTACGCACCTGGGCCGAGGAGCTCGGCATGCCGGACGCGGCACGGCTACTTCAGGCCACGCTGGACGAGGAAGAGGCGACCGACCACACGCTGACCGAGCTCGCCACCTCCGTCATCAACCTCGAAGCGGAAGAAGAGTACCGCGCCGCGGCCTGA
- the puuE gene encoding allantoinase PuuE has product MTEPRYPRDLRGYGRNPPHPQWPGNARVAVQFVVNFEEGGENNILHGDRASEAFLSDVLGAQPWPGQRHANIESMFEYGSRAGFWRLWRMFSERNWPATVFGVATALKRNPEIVAAMKEAGWDIASHSLKWIEHKDMTEAQERAEIAESIRVHLDATGSRPLGWYTGRSSINTNRLLMEEGGFLYLCDSYADDLPYWVKGAKGKQLIIPYTLDANDMRFINPQGFAEGEQFFTYLKDAFDVLYAEGETAPKMMSVGLHCRLAGRPGRAAGLIRFLDYIGKHDRVWVPTRLQIAQHWHDKLSHLAADAFEIG; this is encoded by the coding sequence GTGACTGAACCCCGCTACCCGCGCGATCTCCGGGGTTACGGCCGCAACCCGCCGCATCCACAGTGGCCCGGCAATGCGCGGGTCGCGGTGCAGTTCGTCGTCAATTTCGAGGAAGGCGGCGAGAACAACATCCTGCACGGCGACCGCGCCTCGGAAGCGTTTTTGTCCGACGTGCTCGGCGCGCAGCCCTGGCCGGGCCAGCGCCACGCCAACATCGAATCCATGTTCGAATATGGCTCGCGCGCCGGCTTCTGGCGGCTGTGGCGGATGTTCAGCGAGCGCAACTGGCCGGCCACCGTGTTCGGCGTGGCCACGGCGCTGAAGCGCAATCCGGAAATCGTCGCCGCGATGAAGGAGGCGGGCTGGGACATCGCGAGCCACAGCCTGAAATGGATCGAGCACAAGGACATGACCGAGGCGCAGGAGCGCGCCGAGATCGCCGAGTCCATTCGCGTTCACCTTGATGCCACCGGCTCGCGGCCACTCGGCTGGTACACCGGGCGGTCCTCGATCAACACCAACCGCCTCCTGATGGAGGAGGGCGGCTTCCTTTATCTGTGCGACTCCTATGCCGACGATCTGCCCTATTGGGTCAAGGGTGCGAAGGGCAAGCAGCTCATCATTCCCTATACGTTGGACGCCAACGACATGCGGTTCATCAATCCGCAAGGGTTCGCCGAAGGCGAGCAGTTCTTCACCTATCTGAAGGACGCCTTCGACGTGCTCTATGCCGAGGGCGAGACCGCGCCGAAGATGATGTCGGTGGGGCTGCACTGCCGCCTCGCCGGACGGCCCGGCCGCGCCGCGGGGCTGATCCGCTTCCTCGACTACATCGGCAAGCACGATCGCGTCTGGGTGCCGACGCGGCTGCAGATCGCGCAGCATTGGCACGACAAGCTTTCGCATCTGGCCGCCGATGCGTTCGAGATCGGATGA
- the uraD gene encoding 2-oxo-4-hydroxy-4-carboxy-5-ureidoimidazoline decarboxylase — protein MPQISLADLNAASQADFVAALANVVEYSPWIAEQLAGKRPFAGINGLHAALMAVIQAAEPDVQMALIRAHPDLANKTQRAAGLTAESTDEQNSAGLDRLSEAEYAAFERVNNAYRDKFGFPYIVCVRRHTKDSVLRDFETRLLNIAKTETRRAIEEIGRISALRLDQLVIVDDKLKVHGRLSTHVLDNHVGKPAPGIPVELVELAALGESRVIARAVTNADGRTDQPLIGGRPLPIGRYELRFSVGKYYAERNVPLSDPPFLDQIPLRFAVSEPEGHYHVPLLVTPWSYSTYRGS, from the coding sequence ATGCCGCAGATTTCGCTCGCCGATCTCAATGCTGCAAGCCAAGCCGACTTCGTCGCGGCGCTTGCCAACGTCGTCGAATATTCGCCGTGGATCGCCGAGCAGCTCGCCGGCAAGCGGCCGTTCGCCGGCATCAATGGGCTGCACGCCGCGCTGATGGCGGTGATTCAGGCTGCCGAACCCGACGTGCAAATGGCGCTGATCCGGGCGCATCCCGATCTCGCCAACAAGACCCAGCGCGCGGCGGGTCTCACCGCTGAATCGACCGATGAGCAGAACAGCGCCGGTCTCGACCGGCTGTCGGAGGCCGAATACGCCGCGTTCGAGCGCGTCAACAACGCCTATCGCGACAAGTTCGGCTTCCCCTACATCGTCTGCGTGCGCCGTCACACCAAGGATTCCGTGCTGCGTGACTTCGAGACGCGGTTGCTCAACATTGCAAAAACCGAGACGCGCCGCGCGATCGAGGAGATCGGCCGCATCTCCGCACTGCGGCTCGATCAGCTCGTCATCGTCGATGACAAGCTCAAGGTGCACGGCCGGCTCTCGACCCATGTGCTCGATAACCACGTCGGCAAGCCCGCGCCCGGCATTCCGGTGGAGCTCGTGGAGCTTGCGGCGCTCGGCGAGAGCCGCGTGATCGCGCGGGCAGTGACCAATGCGGATGGCCGCACCGACCAGCCGCTGATCGGCGGGCGCCCGCTGCCGATCGGCCGCTACGAACTCAGATTCAGCGTCGGCAAATACTACGCCGAGCGCAACGTGCCGCTGTCCGACCCACCGTTCCTCGACCAGATCCCGCTGCGCTTTGCGGTCAGCGAGCCAGAGGGGCACTATCACGTGCCGCTATTGGTTACGCCCTGGAGCTACTCGACCTATCGCGGCAGCTAG
- a CDS encoding nucleobase:cation symporter-2 family protein has protein sequence MASETHPVDEVLPVPRLLALGLQHVLVMYAGAVAVPLIIGRALKLPPEDVAFLISADLFACGLATLVQCLGFPGVGIRLPVMMGVTFASVGPMLSMAAAPDIGLLGIYGSVIVAGLFGIIVAPFVSRLLPLFPPVVTGSIILIIGISLMRVGINWAGGGLPTLTRMVDGVAGSFPNPAYGQLQGLGISLFVLLFILGLIKWGTGFLANVSVLLGIIAGAMLASILGVMHFDKVAAASWGALIVPFRFGMPQFHLVPIITMCVVMIVVMIESLGMFLALSDITGKAVDREALSRGLRADGVGTLLGGIFNTFPYTSFSQNVGLVSVTAVRSRWVTVTGGCIMLVLGLLPKLAALVEAVPLVVLGGAGLVMFGMVAATGARILTSVDFRNNRYNLFIVAISLGFGLIPLAAPGFFRNLPHDLQPLLESGILLSAIASVLLNAFFNGLSGGATVEADAATVASSAQHV, from the coding sequence ATGGCCAGCGAAACCCATCCCGTCGACGAGGTCCTGCCGGTCCCGCGCCTGTTGGCGCTCGGGCTCCAACATGTGCTCGTGATGTATGCCGGCGCGGTCGCGGTACCCCTGATCATCGGACGCGCGCTCAAGCTGCCGCCGGAGGATGTCGCCTTCCTGATCAGCGCCGATTTGTTCGCCTGCGGGCTCGCGACGCTGGTGCAATGCCTCGGCTTCCCCGGCGTCGGCATTCGCCTGCCCGTGATGATGGGTGTGACGTTCGCTTCGGTCGGCCCGATGCTGTCGATGGCGGCCGCCCCCGATATCGGCCTGCTCGGCATCTACGGTTCCGTCATCGTCGCGGGCCTGTTCGGCATCATCGTCGCGCCGTTCGTCAGCCGGCTGCTGCCGCTGTTCCCTCCCGTGGTCACCGGCAGCATCATCCTGATCATCGGCATCTCCCTGATGCGCGTCGGCATCAACTGGGCCGGCGGCGGCCTGCCGACGCTGACCAGGATGGTCGACGGCGTCGCCGGCAGCTTTCCCAATCCGGCCTATGGGCAATTGCAGGGCCTCGGCATCTCGCTGTTCGTGCTGCTGTTCATCCTCGGCCTGATCAAATGGGGCACCGGCTTCCTCGCCAACGTCTCCGTGCTGCTCGGCATCATCGCCGGCGCCATGCTCGCGAGCATCCTGGGCGTGATGCATTTCGACAAGGTGGCCGCGGCGTCCTGGGGCGCGCTCATCGTCCCGTTCCGCTTCGGCATGCCGCAATTCCATCTGGTGCCGATCATCACCATGTGCGTCGTCATGATCGTGGTGATGATCGAATCGCTCGGCATGTTCCTCGCGCTCTCCGACATCACCGGCAAGGCCGTCGACCGCGAAGCGCTGAGCCGGGGTCTGCGCGCGGACGGCGTCGGCACGCTGCTCGGCGGCATCTTCAACACCTTTCCCTACACCTCGTTCTCGCAGAATGTCGGCCTCGTCTCGGTCACCGCCGTGCGCTCGCGCTGGGTGACGGTGACGGGCGGCTGCATCATGCTCGTGCTCGGCCTGTTGCCGAAGCTCGCCGCGCTGGTCGAGGCGGTGCCGCTGGTCGTGCTCGGTGGCGCGGGCCTCGTGATGTTCGGCATGGTGGCGGCGACAGGCGCGCGCATCCTTACCTCGGTCGATTTCCGCAACAACCGCTACAATCTCTTCATCGTAGCCATCTCGCTCGGCTTCGGCCTGATCCCGCTCGCCGCACCCGGCTTCTTCCGGAATTTGCCCCATGATCTCCAGCCGCTGCTGGAGTCCGGCATCCTGCTCAGCGCGATCGCCTCGGTGCTGCTCAACGCGTTCTTCAACGGTTTGAGCGGCGGCGCGACAGTGGAGGCGGACGCGGCGACGGTCGCCTCATCCGCGCAACACGTCTAG
- a CDS encoding HU family DNA-binding protein, translated as MPAQMSKSQLIEKIATATELSKRDVKSVMETLTDVGHKELKKNGLFLVPGFAKFVVIKKPATKARKGTNPFTGEEMMFKAKPARKIVRARPVKAAKDAVS; from the coding sequence ATGCCAGCCCAAATGTCCAAATCGCAGTTGATCGAAAAGATTGCGACCGCCACCGAGCTTTCCAAGCGCGACGTCAAGAGCGTCATGGAGACGCTGACCGACGTCGGTCACAAGGAGCTCAAGAAGAACGGCCTGTTCCTGGTGCCGGGCTTCGCCAAGTTCGTGGTCATCAAGAAGCCCGCGACCAAGGCGCGCAAGGGCACCAACCCGTTCACGGGTGAAGAGATGATGTTCAAGGCCAAGCCGGCCCGGAAGATCGTCCGCGCCCGCCCGGTCAAGGCTGCCAAGGACGCCGTGTCCTGA
- a CDS encoding chloride channel protein, giving the protein MFVRIRHLVDGKGTNRTMVRLRALLRSNEFYLIPLALVIGTLAGAIVTLMAEIAQIAHVVIYGIPIDVRLSANTRVSPWAALIAPALGGLALGVMEWWRRRLKISSAVDPIEANALRGGNLSMRDSVVVSSQTLISNGCGASVGLEAGYTQIGSGIASLFGKFFNLRRNDLRLMVGCGAAAAIAAAFGAPITGAFYACELIVGVYSVGSAAPILAASLAGALTAQWLGGAPYSLEIPKVSAVGVEQYLALIGLALVTSGVGIAVMRSSSTFERLFKWLPVWLRPVIGGLIVGGFAILTPQVLAAGHGAMVLDLFHDMAIGLIALIIALKVTACLISLASGFRGGLFFASLFVGSLIGKFFAAVLLLISPNFVIDPLVAMLTGMATLGVAIVGGPLTMSFLVLEMTRNVDVTAVVLAGCIVTSICVRFMFGHSFSTWRLHLRGETIRSANDVGWLRNLTVERLMRSDVGKVPSTTTIAAVRREFALGSRPGIVIVNNADEYVGLVLLPDLFSSDLDTIADDIQVIELARLTEIVLIPEMNVKSAMAVFDEAEAEMLAVVDSTDSRKVVGFLTETFVRRRYVEEIDKATRGVLGALS; this is encoded by the coding sequence GTGTTCGTGCGGATCAGGCATCTCGTCGATGGCAAGGGGACGAACCGCACCATGGTCCGGCTGCGCGCCCTGCTGCGCAGCAACGAATTCTACCTGATCCCGCTGGCGCTGGTGATCGGCACGCTGGCCGGCGCGATCGTGACGTTGATGGCCGAGATCGCGCAGATCGCGCACGTGGTGATCTACGGCATTCCCATCGACGTCCGCCTCTCGGCCAATACGCGCGTCAGTCCCTGGGCCGCGCTGATCGCGCCCGCGCTGGGCGGGCTCGCGCTCGGTGTCATGGAGTGGTGGCGGCGGCGACTGAAGATCTCCAGCGCGGTCGATCCGATCGAGGCCAACGCGCTACGCGGCGGCAATCTGTCGATGCGCGACAGCGTGGTGGTGTCGAGCCAGACGCTGATCTCCAACGGCTGCGGCGCCTCGGTCGGCCTCGAGGCCGGCTACACCCAGATCGGCTCGGGCATCGCCTCGCTGTTCGGCAAGTTCTTCAACCTGCGGCGCAACGACCTGCGCCTGATGGTCGGCTGCGGCGCCGCTGCCGCGATCGCGGCGGCATTCGGCGCGCCGATCACCGGCGCCTTCTACGCCTGCGAGCTCATCGTCGGCGTCTATTCGGTCGGCAGTGCCGCGCCGATCCTGGCGGCCTCGCTCGCCGGCGCGCTGACCGCGCAATGGCTCGGCGGCGCGCCGTACTCGCTCGAAATTCCCAAGGTCAGTGCCGTCGGCGTCGAACAATATCTGGCGCTGATCGGGCTCGCGCTCGTCACCAGCGGCGTCGGCATCGCGGTGATGCGCTCCTCCTCGACGTTCGAGCGCCTGTTCAAATGGCTGCCGGTCTGGCTGCGCCCGGTGATCGGCGGCCTCATCGTCGGCGGCTTTGCGATTCTCACGCCGCAGGTGCTGGCGGCCGGCCACGGCGCCATGGTGCTCGATCTGTTCCACGACATGGCGATCGGCCTGATCGCGCTGATCATCGCCCTGAAGGTGACGGCCTGCCTGATCTCGCTCGCCTCGGGCTTCCGCGGCGGATTGTTCTTCGCATCGCTGTTCGTCGGCAGCCTGATCGGAAAGTTCTTTGCCGCGGTGCTGCTCCTGATCAGCCCGAACTTCGTGATCGATCCGCTGGTTGCGATGCTGACGGGCATGGCGACGCTCGGCGTCGCCATCGTCGGCGGGCCCCTGACCATGTCGTTCCTCGTGCTCGAGATGACCCGCAATGTCGACGTCACCGCCGTGGTGCTGGCCGGCTGCATCGTCACCTCGATCTGCGTCCGCTTCATGTTCGGCCATTCCTTCTCGACCTGGCGCCTGCATCTGCGCGGCGAGACCATCCGCAGCGCCAACGACGTCGGCTGGCTGCGCAACCTCACTGTCGAGCGGCTGATGCGCTCTGACGTCGGCAAGGTGCCGTCGACAACGACGATCGCCGCGGTCCGCCGCGAATTCGCGCTGGGCTCGCGGCCCGGAATCGTCATCGTCAACAATGCTGACGAATATGTCGGCCTCGTCCTGCTGCCGGACCTGTTCTCCAGCGATCTCGACACCATCGCCGACGACATCCAGGTGATCGAGCTCGCGCGCCTGACCGAGATCGTGCTGATCCCGGAGATGAACGTGAAGAGCGCGATGGCGGTGTTCGACGAAGCCGAGGCCGAGATGCTGGCGGTGGTCGATTCCACCGACAGCCGCAAGGTGGTCGGCTTCCTCACCGAGACCTTCGTCCGCCGCCGCTATGTCGAGGAGATCGACAAGGCGACGCGCGGGGTGTTGGGCGCGCTGTCGTAG
- a CDS encoding DUF2798 domain-containing protein, with the protein MIAVRKLPARYAPIVMPFVLSILMTAVVSVISTLRSLGATPAFLATWPGAWGLSWLVAFPTLLMVLPLVRRIVACVVAAPPQPGR; encoded by the coding sequence ATGATTGCGGTTCGCAAACTGCCGGCGCGCTATGCGCCGATCGTGATGCCATTCGTACTGTCCATCCTCATGACGGCCGTGGTGTCGGTCATTTCGACGCTGCGGAGCCTCGGCGCGACGCCGGCGTTCCTGGCGACCTGGCCCGGCGCCTGGGGGCTGTCATGGCTCGTCGCCTTTCCAACGCTGCTGATGGTGCTGCCACTGGTCCGCCGGATCGTGGCCTGCGTCGTCGCGGCCCCGCCTCAACCGGGCCGATAG
- a CDS encoding L-fuculose-phosphate aldolase has translation MSVTADDLAKRQAIIDACRRMNALGINQGTSGNISVRHVDGLLITPTSVPYEAMTPDQIVFMAMDGSHGSGQKPSSEWRFHLDILKARPDVNAVVHAHPTYCTILAIMGMEIPPVHYMIAAAGGDSIRCAPYATFGTVELSEHAVRALEGRHACLLDHHGMIAVGKTLDKAMWLAVEVETLARQYHGCLQIGKPPLLSSDEIERVRQRMAGYGLSEG, from the coding sequence ATGTCGGTGACAGCGGACGACCTCGCCAAGAGACAGGCCATCATCGACGCCTGCCGCCGCATGAATGCGCTCGGCATCAACCAGGGCACCTCGGGCAATATCAGCGTCCGGCATGTGGACGGGCTTCTGATCACGCCGACCAGCGTGCCCTATGAGGCCATGACGCCCGACCAGATCGTCTTCATGGCGATGGACGGCTCGCATGGGTCCGGCCAGAAGCCCTCCAGCGAGTGGCGCTTTCATCTGGACATCCTGAAGGCGCGGCCGGACGTCAACGCCGTCGTCCACGCCCATCCGACCTATTGCACCATCCTGGCGATCATGGGCATGGAGATCCCGCCGGTGCATTACATGATCGCAGCGGCGGGCGGCGACAGCATCCGCTGCGCGCCCTATGCCACCTTCGGAACGGTGGAATTGTCCGAACATGCGGTACGGGCCCTCGAGGGCCGGCATGCCTGCCTGCTCGACCATCACGGCATGATTGCGGTCGGCAAGACGCTGGACAAGGCGATGTGGCTCGCCGTCGAGGTCGAGACGCTGGCGCGGCAATATCACGGCTGCCTCCAGATCGGGAAACCGCCGCTGCTCTCGAGCGACGAGATCGAACGGGTTCGCCAGCGAATGGCCGGCTACGGCCTGTCGGAAGGGTAG
- a CDS encoding MarC family protein, protein MLDFALSAFVTLLLVVDPVGLAPAFLAATGGMPDKVKRTIALRAPLIAASILVVIALAGNWLLRQLGIGIPAFQIAGGLLLFGVSYQMIFGDRPHREAREADKATSEHASDVAVFPLAIPMMAGPGAIATTLLLTGDAGYGAKLAIIIAIVVAVCAICMLCFVSAHLIAKTLGRTGNAVLSRVLGMLLAAYSVQFVINGIAAVRTSFS, encoded by the coding sequence ATGCTCGACTTCGCCCTGTCCGCCTTCGTGACGCTTCTGCTGGTGGTCGATCCCGTCGGCCTTGCGCCGGCCTTCCTGGCCGCGACCGGAGGCATGCCCGACAAGGTCAAGCGCACGATCGCGTTGCGCGCGCCGCTGATCGCCGCCTCGATCCTGGTGGTGATTGCGCTGGCCGGAAACTGGCTGCTCCGCCAGCTCGGGATCGGCATCCCCGCCTTCCAGATCGCCGGCGGACTGCTGCTGTTCGGCGTCTCCTACCAGATGATCTTCGGCGACCGTCCGCATCGCGAGGCCCGCGAGGCCGACAAGGCCACTTCGGAGCATGCCTCCGACGTCGCGGTGTTTCCGCTGGCGATCCCGATGATGGCCGGTCCGGGCGCGATCGCCACCACGCTGCTGCTGACGGGCGATGCCGGCTACGGGGCGAAGCTCGCCATCATCATCGCGATCGTCGTCGCGGTGTGCGCGATTTGCATGCTCTGCTTCGTCTCAGCTCATCTGATCGCGAAAACCCTTGGGCGCACCGGCAATGCCGTGCTTTCGCGCGTGCTCGGCATGCTGCTTGCAGCCTATTCGGTGCAGTTCGTGATCAACGGGATCGCGGCCGTCCGGACGAGCTTTTCCTGA
- the lon gene encoding endopeptidase La, producing MATEQMNNEQTNNGPDVNIPEDALIIIPVREMVLFPGAIAPIAIGRAKSIAAAQQALREQRPVGIVLQRSPEIEEPGPDDLYRVATIANIVRYITAPDGSHHIVCQGVQRARILDLLPGTPFPAARIQQIPEPTTTSPEIEARALNLQRQAIEAIELLPQAPPELVAMFQSTTAPGALADLATSFMDIKPQDKQEVLETIDLTLRVEKVSKHLAERLEVLRISNEIGQKTKASFDERQREAILREQMATIQRQLGEGDGKAAEVAELTAAIAKANMPPEADAHAKKELRRYERMPEAAGEAGVVRTYLDWLIELPWALPAEKPIDIKEARRILDADHFGLEKIKSRIIEYLAVRKLAPQGKAPILCFVGPPGVGKTSLGQSIARAMDRPFVRVSLGGVHDEAEIRGHRRTYIGALPGNIIQGIKKAGSRNCVMMLDEIDKMGRGVQGDPSAAMLEVLDPEQNGTFRDNYLGVPFDLSRVAFIATANMLDQIPGPLLDRMELISLAGYTEDEKLEIAQRYLVRRQLVANGLSAEQAEIEPEALKLIVKGYTREAGVRNLEREIGKVFRHAAVQVAEGTAAKVVVTAKDIATVLGQPRFEGEIAQRTSIPGVATGLAWTPVGGDILFIEASRVPGKGGMILTGQLGDVMRESVQAAMTLVKSRASQLGIDQTLFEKSDIHVHVPAGATPKDGPSAGVAMFTALTSLLTNRTVRSDTAMTGEISLRGLVLPVGGIKEKVVAAAAAGLKRVMLPARNKRDYDDIPKSARDNLEFIWLERVDEAIAAALEPAEAQVDAKVEAAE from the coding sequence ATGGCCACCGAACAGATGAATAACGAACAGACGAATAACGGTCCTGACGTGAATATCCCCGAAGACGCGCTGATCATCATCCCCGTGCGCGAGATGGTGCTGTTCCCCGGCGCCATCGCGCCGATCGCGATCGGCCGTGCCAAGTCCATCGCCGCCGCACAGCAGGCGCTGCGCGAGCAGCGGCCGGTCGGCATCGTCCTGCAGCGCAGCCCCGAGATCGAGGAGCCCGGGCCGGACGACCTCTACCGGGTCGCGACCATCGCCAACATCGTGCGCTACATCACCGCGCCCGACGGCAGCCATCACATCGTCTGCCAGGGCGTGCAGCGCGCGCGCATCCTCGACTTGCTGCCGGGGACGCCGTTCCCGGCCGCGCGCATCCAGCAGATTCCCGAGCCGACCACGACCTCGCCCGAGATCGAGGCGCGCGCGCTGAATTTGCAGCGCCAGGCAATCGAGGCGATCGAGCTGCTGCCGCAGGCCCCGCCCGAGCTGGTCGCAATGTTCCAGAGCACCACCGCGCCCGGCGCGCTGGCCGATCTGGCGACCTCGTTCATGGACATCAAGCCGCAGGACAAGCAGGAGGTCTTGGAGACCATCGACCTCACCCTGCGCGTCGAGAAGGTGTCGAAGCACCTGGCCGAGCGGCTGGAGGTGCTGCGCATCTCCAACGAGATCGGCCAGAAGACCAAGGCCTCCTTCGACGAGCGGCAGCGCGAGGCGATCCTGCGCGAGCAGATGGCGACCATCCAGCGCCAGCTCGGCGAAGGCGACGGCAAGGCGGCCGAGGTCGCCGAGCTGACGGCTGCCATCGCCAAGGCCAACATGCCGCCGGAAGCGGACGCGCATGCGAAGAAGGAGCTGCGCCGCTACGAGCGCATGCCCGAGGCCGCCGGTGAAGCCGGCGTGGTCCGCACCTACCTGGACTGGCTGATCGAGCTGCCGTGGGCGCTGCCCGCGGAGAAGCCGATCGACATCAAGGAAGCGCGCCGCATCCTCGATGCCGATCACTTCGGCCTGGAGAAAATCAAGAGCCGGATCATCGAATATCTGGCGGTGCGCAAGCTGGCGCCGCAGGGCAAGGCCCCGATCCTGTGCTTCGTCGGCCCGCCCGGCGTCGGCAAGACCTCGCTCGGCCAATCCATCGCACGCGCGATGGATCGCCCCTTCGTGCGCGTCAGCCTGGGGGGCGTGCATGACGAGGCCGAGATCCGCGGTCACCGCCGCACCTATATCGGCGCGCTGCCCGGCAACATCATCCAGGGCATCAAGAAAGCCGGCAGCCGCAATTGCGTGATGATGCTGGACGAGATCGACAAGATGGGCCGCGGCGTGCAGGGCGATCCCTCGGCCGCCATGCTGGAGGTGCTCGACCCCGAGCAGAACGGGACGTTCCGGGACAATTACCTGGGCGTGCCCTTCGACCTGTCGCGCGTGGCGTTCATCGCGACCGCCAACATGCTGGACCAGATTCCGGGTCCGCTGCTGGACCGCATGGAGCTGATCAGCCTCGCCGGCTACACCGAGGACGAAAAGCTGGAGATCGCGCAGCGCTATCTGGTGCGGCGGCAGCTGGTGGCCAACGGCCTCTCGGCCGAGCAGGCCGAGATCGAGCCGGAGGCGCTGAAGCTGATCGTCAAGGGCTACACCCGCGAGGCCGGCGTGCGTAACCTCGAGCGCGAGATCGGCAAGGTGTTCCGGCACGCCGCGGTGCAGGTCGCTGAAGGCACGGCCGCGAAGGTCGTGGTGACGGCGAAGGACATCGCCACCGTGCTCGGCCAGCCGCGCTTCGAAGGCGAGATCGCGCAGCGCACCAGCATTCCGGGCGTGGCCACCGGCCTTGCCTGGACGCCTGTCGGCGGCGACATCCTCTTCATCGAGGCCTCGCGCGTCCCCGGCAAGGGCGGGATGATCCTGACCGGCCAGCTCGGCGACGTCATGCGCGAGAGCGTGCAGGCGGCGATGACGCTGGTGAAGAGCCGTGCTTCGCAGCTCGGCATCGATCAGACGCTGTTCGAGAAGAGCGACATCCACGTTCACGTTCCGGCGGGCGCGACCCCGAAGGACGGACCGAGCGCGGGGGTTGCGATGTTCACGGCGCTGACCTCGCTGCTCACCAATCGCACGGTGCGCAGCGACACCGCGATGACCGGCGAGATCTCGCTGCGCGGCCTGGTGCTGCCGGTCGGCGGCATCAAGGAGAAGGTGGTGGCGGCGGCCGCTGCCGGATTGAAGCGGGTGATGCTGCCGGCGCGCAACAAGCGGGATTACGACGACATCCCGAAGAGCGCGCGGGACAACCTCGAATTCATCTGGCTGGAGCGCGTCGACGAGGCCATCGCCGCGGCGCTCGAGCCGGCGGAAGCCCAAGTCGATGCGAAGGTCGAAGCGGCGGAGTGA